From a single Micromonospora pallida genomic region:
- a CDS encoding esterase/lipase family protein, with the protein MLSRWRLFALLGVAAVVPLAESLVLVLIGFRQAEGLIGQSTAVWPYDSYHDMRWLLVYHNSWWVFGLGLVGAIMVRGALSAVLVGLSWPARRPRPSRRTLLLRNLGVAALTAAIVAPFAALAVAASVVSLSWVLFASLIPMVMLAPFLQRMAVGAGWWRGLPTAELFGWSLLNFVVITVAGGLVWSADEAWTPAVAVAVGMVNGLMWNRTVRAAVLPSHVRLRRVPVVPIVVVLTLAIPLVAQALTQRDGETNTFSPPIFTQPLPQRVPYAVILLAGHNSAYDGRPSADPNVERFSYNGLDSGGRPLPYRSNATHQSLESSAQMLAAQVEAVHRRTGRPIALVGESEGAMVARTYLRSPKPAVAALLMLSPLVRTGRAYYPPSAADSGYGVATGWLLRGMYTLANLGSGTDDQPDEPFVRSLLEDAPFYRFQTMCPIPGVRVVAFLPTVTAAESTPGRFTEIPVVEVPSLHVELLGRRMVHDKVIDFLAGANFRHISSEYGLIQRLGAAWQAPLLTVNVNPVWRSKAPPGPAFSAARICRAVR; encoded by the coding sequence GTGCTGAGCCGTTGGCGCCTGTTTGCACTGCTTGGGGTCGCCGCCGTCGTCCCGCTGGCCGAGTCCCTCGTACTGGTGTTGATCGGCTTCCGGCAGGCGGAGGGATTGATCGGGCAGAGCACGGCGGTCTGGCCGTATGACTCCTACCACGACATGCGCTGGCTGTTGGTCTACCACAACTCCTGGTGGGTCTTCGGGCTCGGGCTGGTGGGGGCGATCATGGTGCGCGGGGCGCTGTCCGCAGTGTTGGTCGGTCTGTCCTGGCCGGCCAGGAGGCCCCGGCCATCACGGCGGACCCTGCTGCTGCGCAATCTCGGCGTAGCGGCGTTGACGGCTGCCATCGTCGCGCCGTTCGCTGCGCTCGCGGTGGCCGCGTCGGTGGTGTCGCTGTCCTGGGTTCTGTTCGCCTCGCTGATCCCCATGGTGATGTTGGCCCCGTTCCTGCAGCGGATGGCGGTGGGTGCGGGCTGGTGGCGTGGCCTGCCAACGGCGGAGCTGTTCGGCTGGTCGTTGCTCAACTTCGTGGTCATCACCGTCGCCGGGGGACTGGTGTGGAGCGCGGATGAGGCGTGGACACCGGCCGTCGCGGTGGCCGTCGGGATGGTCAACGGCCTGATGTGGAACCGGACCGTGCGGGCGGCCGTGCTCCCCTCCCACGTGCGGTTGCGGCGGGTGCCGGTGGTACCGATCGTCGTGGTGCTGACCCTGGCCATCCCGCTGGTGGCGCAGGCGCTCACCCAGCGCGACGGCGAGACGAACACGTTCTCGCCACCGATCTTCACCCAGCCGCTACCCCAGCGGGTGCCCTATGCGGTGATCCTGCTGGCCGGACACAATTCCGCGTACGATGGCCGACCCTCGGCGGATCCGAACGTGGAGCGATTCTCGTACAACGGCCTGGACTCGGGTGGCCGTCCGCTGCCGTACCGGTCGAACGCCACCCACCAGTCCTTGGAGTCCAGCGCGCAGATGCTCGCCGCGCAGGTCGAGGCCGTACACCGGCGGACCGGCCGGCCGATCGCCCTGGTCGGGGAGAGCGAGGGGGCGATGGTGGCCCGCACCTACCTGCGAAGCCCGAAGCCAGCGGTAGCAGCGCTGCTGATGCTCAGCCCGCTGGTCCGCACCGGCCGGGCGTACTATCCGCCATCGGCCGCCGACTCCGGCTATGGAGTAGCCACCGGCTGGCTGCTACGCGGCATGTACACACTCGCGAACCTGGGTTCCGGAACCGACGACCAGCCAGACGAGCCATTCGTCCGCTCACTGTTAGAAGACGCGCCGTTCTATCGCTTCCAGACCATGTGTCCGATTCCAGGCGTGCGAGTGGTCGCCTTCCTGCCGACCGTCACCGCGGCGGAGTCCACACCAGGTCGGTTCACCGAGATCCCCGTGGTCGAGGTGCCGTCCCTCCACGTCGAGTTACTTGGCCGGCGGATGGTCCACGACAAGGTGATCGACTTTCTCGCCGGAGCGAATTTCAGGCATATCAGTAGCGAGTACGGCCTGATACAGCGGCTCGGGGCAGCCTGGCAAGCACCCCTTCTGACGGTCAATGTGAACCCGGTGTGGCGTTCCAAAGCACCACCCGGACCAGCGTTCTCAGCGGCCCGGATCTGTCGCGCGGTCCGGTGA
- a CDS encoding DeoR/GlpR family DNA-binding transcription regulator has product MDRLRARRDEIVRLAMTTGLATVEELAGTFDVTASTIRRDLALLTSQGRLTRTLGGAIAPNAHPEASLRQRTGEAFEAKRGIARWAAAQIRPGETVLLDAGSTVGALAHELRSATALTVATTGLTALQELADVDAVHVECLGGTLRHLSQGFVGPLAEAALEKSTFDRAFLGADGVTPDGGICEADLQQTRLKELMTRRAEQVYVLVHAGKLLRQPFHAWAPLSRKWTLVTDHQADSAVIAAFTANGIEVVIVDPDGHRIN; this is encoded by the coding sequence ATCGACCGCCTACGAGCTCGACGCGACGAGATCGTACGACTGGCCATGACCACGGGTCTGGCCACTGTGGAGGAGCTGGCCGGCACGTTCGACGTGACGGCCTCGACGATTCGCCGCGACCTCGCCCTGCTGACCTCCCAGGGACGGCTGACCCGCACCCTGGGTGGAGCCATCGCCCCCAACGCGCATCCCGAGGCGTCACTGCGGCAACGTACGGGCGAGGCGTTCGAGGCGAAGCGGGGCATTGCCCGTTGGGCCGCGGCGCAGATTCGCCCCGGCGAGACCGTCCTGCTCGACGCCGGGTCGACCGTGGGTGCGCTCGCCCACGAGTTGCGTTCGGCAACCGCGCTGACCGTGGCGACCACCGGCCTCACGGCCCTTCAGGAGCTCGCCGACGTGGACGCCGTGCACGTCGAATGCCTGGGTGGGACGCTACGGCATCTCAGCCAGGGATTCGTCGGCCCGCTGGCCGAGGCGGCACTGGAGAAGTCGACCTTCGACCGCGCCTTCCTCGGTGCCGACGGGGTCACTCCCGACGGCGGGATCTGCGAAGCGGATCTGCAGCAGACCCGGCTCAAGGAGCTGATGACGCGCCGCGCCGAACAGGTCTACGTCCTCGTGCACGCGGGAAAGCTTCTCCGCCAACCATTCCACGCCTGGGCTCCGCTGTCGCGCAAGTGGACCCTCGTCACCGACCACCAGGCGGATTCCGCTGTGATCGCGGCCTTCACCGCCAACGGCATCGAGGTGGTCATCGTCGATCCCGACGGACACCGCATCAACTGA